The Pedobacter cryoconitis genome includes a window with the following:
- a CDS encoding TetR family transcriptional regulator C-terminal domain-containing protein: protein MATSQQIRTAYIDYVLTQDEKPKSVYSFVKKLKISEAEFYEFYSSFESIEKMVWADLTVEAISAIQQQEVWAQYSSRDRMLSFFYSYTELLKKHRSFIVYSLKSHQDRFSTPAVLAGVKPIFENFAGELINEGLEKGELADRKFLTKRYKDALWIQFAFILNFWINDDSTDFEKTDEAIEKGINVTFDLFQRSPLDNLLEYGKFLSRNGKFAESRGRQ from the coding sequence ATGGCAACGTCTCAACAAATCAGAACTGCTTACATAGATTATGTGCTAACGCAGGACGAAAAACCCAAATCAGTCTACAGTTTCGTGAAAAAATTAAAGATTTCAGAGGCTGAATTTTACGAGTTCTACAGTTCTTTCGAAAGTATTGAAAAAATGGTCTGGGCAGATCTTACTGTCGAAGCAATCAGCGCTATTCAGCAGCAGGAAGTTTGGGCGCAGTATTCTTCGAGAGACAGAATGCTTTCGTTTTTCTACAGTTATACAGAGCTGTTAAAAAAACACAGAAGCTTTATTGTTTACAGTCTCAAAAGTCATCAGGACAGATTTAGTACGCCTGCGGTTTTAGCTGGCGTGAAACCTATTTTCGAGAACTTTGCCGGGGAATTGATTAATGAGGGATTGGAAAAGGGAGAATTGGCAGACCGCAAATTTTTAACCAAAAGGTATAAAGATGCACTTTGGATTCAGTTTGCTTTTATCCTGAATTTTTGGATAAACGATGACAGTACTGATTTTGAAAAAACGGATGAAGCTATTGAAAAAGGGATCAATGTGACGTTTGATTTATTTCAGCGTTCTCCGCTTGATAATCTTTTAGAGTATGGTAAGTTCTTATCCAGAAATGGAAAGTTTGCAGAAAGCAGGGGTAGACAATAA